One window of the Xiphophorus hellerii strain 12219 chromosome 15, Xiphophorus_hellerii-4.1, whole genome shotgun sequence genome contains the following:
- the LOC116733930 gene encoding 5-hydroxytryptamine receptor 1B-like: MEPPASYGGLLNFSTNDSDTSGSSSLGPQAALAVTLGLITCATTLSNAFVIATIYQSRKLHTPANFLIASLALTDLLVSVLVMPISALYTVLQTWPLGQVMCDIWLSSDITCCTASILHLCVIALDRYWAITDAVEYSKKRTAGRAAGMIATAWVIAISISLPPFFWRQVKAEEVTSCNVNTDHIFYTIYSTFGAFYIPTLLLICLYGRIYVEARKRILKQAQYKQGKRLTSAHLISSSPGSVASTTSLNYGTNDASSCCDTTSSSPSVSQVKVTVSDALLEKKRISAARERKATKTLGIILGAYIVCWLPFFIYTLLVPLCQSCFHPGLFDIFTWLGYLNSLINPIIYTMSNEDFQQAFHKLMLRFRCCRA, encoded by the coding sequence ATGGAGCCGCCCGCCAGCTACGGAGGTCTGCTGAACTTCTCCACCAATGACTCCGACACCAGCGGCTCCTCCAGCCTGGGCCCCCAGGCGGCTCTGGCCGTGACTCTGGGGCTCATCACCTGCGCCACCACGCTCTCCAACGCCTTCGTCATCGCCACCATCTACCAGTCCCGGAAACTGCACACCCCGGCCAACTTCCTCATCGCGTCCCTGGCGCTCACGGACCTGCTGGTGTCCGTCCTGGTGATGCCCATCAGCGCGCTGTACACGGTGCTGCAGACCTGGCCGCTGGGCCAGGTGATGTGCGACATCTGGCTGTCCTCGGACATCACCTGCTGCACCGCCTCCATCCTCCACCTGTGCGTCATTGCGCTGGACCGGTACTGGGCCATCACGGACGCGGTGGAGTACTCCAAGAAGCGCACGGCGGGACGCGCCGCCGGCATGATCGCCACCGCCTGGGTCATCGCCATCTCCATCTCCCTACCGCCATTCTTCTGGCGCCAGGTGAAGGCGGAGGAGGTGACGAGCTGCAACGTGAACACGGACCACATCTTCTACACCATCTACTCCACCTTCGGCGCCTTCTACATCCCCACGCTGCTGCTCATATGCCTGTATGGCCGGATCTACGTGGAGGCGCGGAAGCGCATCCTGAAGCAGGCGCAGTACAAGCAGGGGAAGAGGCTGACCTCTGCGCACCTGATCAGCAGCTCCCCCGGCTCCGTGGCGTCCACCACCTCCCTGAACTACGGGACGAACGACGCCTCCTCCTGCTGCGACACTACCTCGTCCTCCCCCAGTGTGAGCCAAGTCAAAGTCACTGTGTCGGACGCGCTGCTGGAGAAGAAGCGCATCTCTGCGGCCAGGGAGCGGAAGGCCACCAAGACCCTGGGCATCATCCTGGGAGCCTACATCGTCTGCTGGCTGCCCTTCTTCATCTACACCCTCCTAGTGCCTCTCTGCCAGTCCTGCTTCCACCCAGGGCTGTTCGACATCTTCACCTGGCTCGGGTACCTCAACTCCCTCATCAACCCCATCATCTACACCATGTCCAACGAGGATTTCCAGCAGGCCTTCCACAAACTCATGCTGCGTTTCAGGTGCTGCAGGGCGTGA